A DNA window from Pseudoalteromonas spongiae UST010723-006 contains the following coding sequences:
- the dnaA gene encoding chromosomal replication initiator protein DnaA, whose product MYLSVWQSCLYVLQDELPSQQFSMWVRPLQAESTEDTLTIYAPNRFVLDWVREKYLNRINELLIEICGDEAPELRFEVGSTVNISKPAAPQTPAQEKAAVEAPVKKENKAPVEPAPKNMPKSNIKENYTFDSFVEGKSNQLAKAAATQVADNPGSAFNPVFIYGGTGLGKTHLLHAVGNGILDKKENAKIVYMHSERFVQDMVKALQNNAIEEFKRYYRSVDALLIDDIQFFANKERSQEEFFHTFNALLEGNQQIILTSDRYPKEIEGVEDRLKSRFGWGLTIAIEPPELETRVAILMKKAQQSQIKLPEEVAFFIAKRLRSNVRELEGALNRVIANANFTGRPITIDFVKEALRDLLALQDKLVTIDNIQRTVAEYYRIRVSDLLSKRRSRSVARPRQVAMALSKELTNHSLPEIGDAFGGRDHTTVLHACRKVKSLREESHEVKEDYQNLIRTLSS is encoded by the coding sequence GTGTATTTGTCGGTTTGGCAAAGCTGTCTTTACGTTTTACAAGATGAACTGCCATCACAACAATTTAGTATGTGGGTGCGTCCGCTACAGGCAGAAAGCACTGAAGATACCCTCACTATTTATGCGCCTAACCGCTTTGTGCTTGATTGGGTGCGTGAAAAATACCTAAACCGTATTAACGAGTTATTAATTGAGATTTGTGGTGACGAAGCGCCGGAATTACGTTTTGAAGTTGGCAGTACGGTTAATATTAGCAAACCCGCAGCACCACAAACACCAGCGCAAGAAAAAGCAGCAGTTGAAGCGCCCGTTAAAAAAGAAAACAAAGCGCCTGTTGAGCCTGCACCTAAAAACATGCCTAAATCAAATATCAAAGAAAACTATACCTTTGATAGCTTTGTTGAAGGTAAATCGAACCAACTAGCAAAAGCTGCAGCAACGCAGGTTGCTGATAACCCTGGTTCGGCCTTTAACCCTGTTTTTATTTATGGTGGCACAGGTTTAGGTAAAACCCACTTATTACATGCTGTCGGTAATGGCATCTTAGATAAAAAAGAGAATGCAAAAATTGTTTATATGCACTCTGAGCGTTTCGTACAAGATATGGTAAAAGCGCTGCAAAATAATGCGATTGAAGAATTTAAACGTTATTACCGTAGCGTTGACGCATTACTTATCGATGATATTCAGTTTTTTGCTAATAAAGAACGTTCACAAGAAGAGTTCTTTCATACCTTTAATGCATTATTAGAAGGTAACCAACAAATTATTTTAACCTCAGACCGCTATCCAAAAGAAATTGAAGGGGTAGAGGATCGCCTTAAATCGCGATTTGGCTGGGGTTTAACTATTGCGATTGAGCCGCCAGAGCTTGAAACGCGCGTCGCCATCTTGATGAAGAAGGCGCAGCAAAGCCAAATTAAATTACCTGAAGAAGTAGCATTCTTTATTGCCAAGCGTTTGCGTTCTAACGTACGTGAACTAGAAGGGGCATTAAACCGCGTAATTGCCAATGCTAATTTTACCGGTAGGCCAATTACTATCGACTTTGTAAAAGAAGCGCTGCGTGATTTACTCGCATTACAAGATAAACTGGTAACGATCGATAATATTCAAAGAACAGTCGCAGAGTACTACCGTATTCGCGTTTCTGACTTATTATCAAAACGTCGCAGTCGTTCAGTTGCAAGGCCACGCCAAGTTGCAATGGCATTATCAAAAGAATTAACCAATCACAGTTTGCCTGAAATCGGCGATGCGTTTGGCGGACGAGATCATACAACCGTGCTACATGCATGTAGAAAAGTGAAGTCACTTCGTGAAGAATCTCACGAAGTAAAAGAAGATTATCAAAACTTGATTAGAACTTTGTCATCTTAG